The following coding sequences are from one Manis pentadactyla isolate mManPen7 chromosome 13, mManPen7.hap1, whole genome shotgun sequence window:
- the LOC118919976 gene encoding olfactory receptor 14C36-like — MANSTMVTEFLLMGFADKRQLRLLLSVLFLLMYLATLSGNLLIVSATTLDQSLHKPMYFFLRNLSILDMCYVSVTIPNACVNSLTDNRVISVTGCAAQIFLFIYCAFVELLFLTIMARDRYVAICQPLRYPVIMNHQFCVWTTLVSLLSGLIYAGVHTGNTFRLSFCQSNMVHQFFCDVPSLLSLSCSDTFNNFLLLIVSAILFGCGSFTFITVSYIYIFSTVLKFPTKERGKAFSTCVPHILVVSVFLSSSSCMYLRPSGASDILQGVILTVCYTIVPPFLNPIIYSLRNTQVKEAIRKIQFRFIPMSLRSKHL; from the exons ATGGCCAATTCCACCATGGTGACCGAGTTTCTCCTCATGGGCTTTGCTGATAAGCGGCAGCTGAGGCTCCTGCTCTCCGTGTTATTCCTACTGATGTACTTGGCCACCTTGTCAGGGAATCTCCTCATCGTCTCTGCCACCACACTTGACCAGAGCCTTCACaagcccatgtacttcttcctcaggaacCTGTCCATCTTAGACATGTGCTATGTTTCTGTCACTATCCCCAATGCCTGTGTCAACTCCCTCACTGACAACAGGGTCATTTCAGTGACTGGCTGTGCAGCTCAGATCTTCCTGTTTATTTATTGTGCATTTGTGGAGCTCCTGTTCCTCACCATCATGGCccgtgaccgctatgtggccatctgccagcccCTCCGCTACCCCGTCATCATGAACCACCAATTCTGTGTCTGGACAACACTGGTCTCCTTGCTCAGTGGTCTCATCTATGCAGGTGTGCACACAGGTAACACATTCCGGCTGTCCTTCTGTCAGTCCAACATGGTCCACCAGTTCTTCTGTGATGTCCCTTCTCTGCTGAGCCTCTCCTGCTCTGACACCTTCAACAACTTCTTATTACTTATTGTTTCTGCCATTTTGTTTGGTTGTGGGTCTTTTACGTTTATCACTGtgtcatatatttacatattttccacTGTGCTGAAGTTTCCAACCAAAGAGAGAggcaaggccttctccacctgtgtcCCTCACATCCTGGTGGTATCCGTGTTCCTCAGCTCTAGCAGCTGTATGTACCTAAGGCCTTCAGGGGCCTCTGACATTCTCCAGGGAGTGATTCTTACTGTATGTTATACAATAGTTCCTCCATTCTTGAATCCTATTATCTACAGTCTTAGAAACACTCAGGTAAAGGAAGCTATAAGGAAA ATCCAGTTCAGGTTCATCCCAATGTCACTGAGATCCAAACATCTTTAA